In the genome of Drosophila yakuba strain Tai18E2 chromosome 3R, Prin_Dyak_Tai18E2_2.1, whole genome shotgun sequence, one region contains:
- the LOC6538709 gene encoding acetylcholine receptor subunit alpha-like 2: MAPGCCNALLAHIWRHCKPLCLLLVLLLLCETVQANPDAKRLYDDLLSNYNRLIRPVSNNTDTVLVKLGLRLSQLIDLNLKDQILTTNVWLEHEWQDHKFKWDPSEYGGVTELYVPSEHIWLPDIVLYNNADGEYVVTTMTKAILHYTGKVVWTPPAIFKSSCEIDVRYFPFDQQTCFMKFGSWTYDGDQIDLKHISQKNDKDNKVEIGIDLREYYPSVEWDILGVPAERHEKYYPCCAEPYPDIFFNITLRRKTLFYTVNLIIPCVGISYLSVLVFYLPADSGEKIALCISILLSQTMFFLLISEIIPSTSLALPLLGKYLLFTMLLVGLSVVITIIILNIHYRKPSTHKMRPWIRSFFIKRLPKLLLMRVPKDLLRDLAANKINYGLKFSKTKFGQALMDEMQMNSGGSSPDSLRRMQGRVGAGGCNGMHVTTATNRFSGLVGALGGGLSTLSGYNGLPSVLSGLDDSLSDVAARKKYPFELEKAIHNVMFIQHHMQRQDEFNAEDQDWGFVAMVMDRLFLWLFMIASLVGTFVILGEAPSLYDDTKAIDVQLSDVAKQIYNLTEKKN; encoded by the exons ATGGCTCCTGGCTGCTGCAACGCACTGCTCGCCCACATCTGGCGCCACTGCAAGCCGCTGTGCCTGCtcctggtgctgctgctcctctgcGAAACCGTTCAGGCGAATCCCGATGCCAAGCGCCTCTATGACGATCTGCTGAGCAACTACAATCGCCTCATCCGACCCGTGAGCAATAACACGGACACGGTGCTGGTCAAGTTGGGCCTCCGGCTGTCCCAACTCATCGATTTG AATCTCAAAGATCAAATTCTAACGACCAACGTGTGGCTGGAGCACGAGTGGCAGGATCATAAATTCAAGTGGGATCCCTCGGAGTACGGCGGCGTCACCGAGCTTTATGTGCCCTCCGAGCACATCTGGCTGCCCGACATTGTGCTCTACAACAA TGCCGATGGCGAGTACGTGGTCACCACCATGACGAAGGCCATCCTCCATTACACCGGCAAAGTGGTGTGGACTCCGCCGGCCATCTTCAAGTCAAGCTGCGAGATTGATGTGCGCTACTTTCCCTTCGATCAGCAGACCTGCTTCATGAAGTTCGGCTCGTGGACCTACGACGGTGATCAG ATCGATTTGAAGCACATCAGCCAGAAGAACGACAAGGACAACAAGGTGGAGATAGGCATCGACCTGCGCGAATACTATCCCAGTGTGGAGTGGGACATCCTTGGCGTTCCGGCTGAGCGGCACGAGAAGTACTATCCCTGCTGCGCCGAGCCGTATCCGG ATATCTTCTTCAATATCACCCTGAGGCGCAAGACTCTCTTCTACACGGTCAACCTCATCATTCCATGTGTGGGCATCTCCTATCTATCGGTGCTGGTCTTCTACCTGCCCGCCGATTCCGGCGAGAAGATTGCCCTGTGCATCAGCATCCTCCTGTCGCAAACCATGTTCTTTTTGCTCATATCGGAGATTATACCCTCGACATCGCTGGCACTGCCGCTGCTGGGCAAATATCTACTGTTTACCATGTTGCTGGTTGGACTGAGTGTGGTCATCACGATTATCATACTGAACATACACTACCGCAAGCCGAGTACGCACAAGATGCGCCCCTGGATTAGGTCGTTCTTCATCAAGAGATTGCCCaaactgctgctgatgcgtGTGCCCAAGGACCTGCTGCGTGATTTGGCGGCCAACAAGATCAACTACGGCCTCAAGTTCAGCAAGACCAAGTTCGGCCAGGCGCTGATGGACGAGATGCAAATGAACTCCGGCGGCTCCAGTCCGGACTCACTGCGGCGGATGCAAGGTCGTGTGGGCGCCGGTGGGTGCAATGGCATGCACGTGACCACGGCCACAAACAG ATTCAGCGGCTTGGTGGGGGCTTTGGGCGGCGGACTGAGCACCCTGAGCGGCTACAATGGACTGCCATCGGTGCTATCCGGATTGGACGACTCTTTGAGCGATGTGGCCGCACGCAAAAAGTATCCATTCGAGCTGGAAAAGGCCATCCACAATGTCATGTTCATACAGCACCACATGCAGAGGCAGGACGAGTTCAATGCG GAAGATCAGGACTGGGGCTTCGTGGCGATGGTCATGGATCGCCTGTTCCTCTGGCTGTTCATGATCGCATCCTTGGTGGGCACATTTGTGATCCTGGGCGAGGCACCGTCGCTATATGACGACACCAAGGCCATTGATGTTCAGCTATCGGATGTTGCCAAGCAAATCTACAATCTAACCGAGAAGAAGAATTAA